The DNA region TCGATTCCATTCTGTTTCTGAATGTTCGTCATACCATTCCTTAACTTTTTTCACTTCGTCCATAATAAGTGTCTCCTGATATTAATTTTTACAAATAATTACTAACATTATAGCATCATCCAATTTAAAAATAAACTAAGTCTTTACTTCTATTTGTATTCTACTTTAATTAAATAAAATTACTAAGAGTTAAAATTCCTTATAACAAACTTAATTTTCACTTATAAATTTACTCAAAAATTCAATAATTATAGTGGGTCATATTCTAATTTTAAAATCCATTCAACACCTATCAACGTGTTGTTTTTTTGCTTTTTTACTACTTAGAATAAAAGAAAACGGCTCAATAGAGCCGCTTATGTAAATGTTATAAACTTGAAATAATTTAAATGTCTTGTCATTTCTTAGTTAACTAGGTTTTTCACTAAAAAAACATCGTGTTTCAATATAAAAGTCTGGCATCATCATGAAATTGTGATTTTTTTTTTTAAAAAAACCTAAAATATCGAACAATAGATTTCCTTACTGTTGAAAATATATTATTTTTACATTTTTTTTGTTTTTTTATAAGCAAAGAACATAGAATTATTAAATCCTTTTTAAATACCCTTTATAAAGTCAATCAAAGGCAAAATATGCACTTCATCCACATAATCGGATGGATTCGTGAATGCGGATAGAAAGCCAAGATCCTCTTCTGTCTTGTTTTCTTTCTTTTCTAACATCTTCTTAAGGATATTCATGAAAAACTTCATTATGCCAGTAATTTGGTTCATGTCAAGTCCTCCAGGAAGATAAAAATACTTGTGGAATTTTAACTGTTCTTCTGTCAAGTTCTTGTGCATGACTTCATTCTCATAAGCTAAATTGTTAATGCTCCCACCGCAACTAAAGATTGTAATCGGTTTGTTTTTAAACAAAGTCAAAACTTTTTGAATCTTGTTTAGCTTGTTGATATAAACTCCAGCACCAAATACGACTTTATCATATGTCAACAAGTCTTTCTTCTTCATTTCATTTAGATCTTTGCATTCACATCCAAGTTGTTTTGCAATCATCTCTGCATAACGTTTCGTGTGTCCACGTTTGGATTTATAAATCACGATTGTCTTCATTAGTCATCCCATCCTTATTTAACAATATTTTACCGTCTCACCATAATGAGAGCGTATTATCAAGAGAGTTGTCCACTTTCATTAAGAGAATGATTTTAGAATTCTAAGTATTTTCTTGTATGTCTTTTTTCTTTACTTTGTTTTTGACGACAAACTTCACTCTTTATTCAGAATGCTTTTTCACCATCATCTGATTCAGCACCGAAGCCTTTAAGCATTTTGAACGCGTATTGTCAATACGATGTTTATTGTGTTCTTCAATTAAAAAACAATGTCTTGTCATTACTAAGTTTATCATGTTTTTCACTAAAAAAATAGCGTGTTTCACTCTGGAGTTATACCAAGTTTACTTTTTGTGCACTAGTAGCTTACAACTTTAAGCACAATCGTGTCAATTTAAAAAAGATTTCTTGACTAAATGGTTATTGACAGTTTTCTTCAAGCCACGAAAATACATAGGTTTGATATTCTTGGTCATCACTGCCTAGTTGATAAAAATATTGATAGATTAACGCCATATAATATATCACATTATGGGAAACGTAAGTTTCCATTTTAGAATAGCCCTTTAGAAATAACCGCACTTCTTCCTTTATATTCAAGAACTTTTGTCCTGGCCTTCTTATAATGGCCCATGCGATATCAAATTCTTTGTTCCCAATTCCTGATAGTTCGAAATCTAGTATTCCTGATATATGATGATTCTTCCATAATATATTTGCATAATGAAAATCTCCGTGACAGAAACATGTGTTCACTTTTTCTGGTAAGTTGTTAGCTAAGTAATTATATAGAAAAGAGATATTCATTTTTTCAAAATACTCTTTGGGTTGGATATGGAAGAATCTCCGATCAACTACAGGCTTGAAATCACCTTTTAAGAAATGAAACGTAGCTAGTAATTCGCCATATTCTTCCATATACTCAAGTGATTCATTCTTTACATTTTCGCCTACTATTGTTGATAGTCTTTCTCCATCAATAGCAATAGATACCATGAATGTCTTATGTTCATCATAATCGATGACTTTAGGGGTATTAAGAAGATTTAACTGATGAAGAGTTTCAATTTCATTTCTTATATTAGCATTATCCTGTCTTTCTACTTTAATGAAAACAAATACTTCCTTCTTTTCATAAATCCCTTTGGCATAAAACACATCATTTCCTGCGTGCGGATATCCGAGGACTTCCAATAGTATAAAGTTTTTGTATGGTAAGGAGAATGGATCAATTGTTTCTCTCCATTTATCTGGTTGTTTCATCTTTTTGCCTTATGATAATTGTATTCATACTGATTGACATCATAATTTTTAATCTTAATGTATTTAGATGAACTTGGTTCTAAAAACTTACCTTCAACGGCATCTAATAAAATATTTTGTAGATAATGATATTCAGCGTATTCATTAAGGGATGCCATAACAAGTGCATTTCTAAAATACTTTGCATTTTTTGCAATAATATCGACATCAAATTTATATCCATTTTGCTTTAAAAACAATAATCCAAACGCCGATATAACTCTTGTATTTCCTTCCCTAAATGGATGTATTTGCCAAATCTTTGCAATCATTCTTGTAAATAGATGCATAAGTTCTTCTTTAGAAAGGTTTTTCCAATTCTGCTTGAAATATGTGGTTGTTACTATTTCTAGTTCCTTATTAATTTGATTATAACTCGTGTACTCGACACTCAAGTTATTCAAAATAGGTTCGTTTTTGAATATATTAATAGTTCTATTCTGTCCCGCCCATTCATAAACATTTAAAAATAATGTTTTATGGATTTGAAAAATATCTTTAACATCTATAATCTTGATATCCGTTTTTAGAATTGTAATTAAACCAAGCGTCGTCATACGATTTTCAAATTCATCCAGTAGAATTCTATCTTTGATGCTCGCTTTATTAATTAGAACATCAGAATCTTCATATAAATAAGGGTCTTTCATGATAAGTTTCTTCCCAAAGCAAAAACTGTAGTTTCATAATCAATCAAATCTTGAGCATACAACCCAAGTACCTTTGTGGCATATGGGTTGACTTCCTTTCCACCTGTTAAATTAATTGCATGAGCTAATATCTCAATTTCCTTTTGTTTTTCCTGATTTGGCAATACGATTTGAAATGGTATTCCACGATTCAACTCGATTTGTTTTAAATACATATTAATTGCATATGACAAAGTAACACCTAAACCATTTAAAATAATCTCAACTGATTCCTTAAGATCATCGGATACTCTAACGTGTATAACTTCGTTTCTCATGTTTATCACCCCATAATAATTGTATCACATTTGATACACATTGACAAGCTTTTTATTAAGAAAACTCCCATCAGGAGTCTTTAAGTTATCTATGTCTTGTCATTACTAAGTTCATCAAGTTTTTCACTAAAAAAATAGCGTGTTTTAATCTGGAGTTATACCAAATTTACTTTTTTGTGCACTAGAAGCTTACAGCTTTAAGCACAATCATCTTAAATTTCTGTTTCTCTCTTGACACGTTTATGGCCTATACTTAGTACAACTTTTTGGTATCAGTTTAATCATACTTGTCTCTACATACCTAAGTTGCTGCTAGTTTTCGTTATCAGATACCCAAGTTGATGTGATATTTGCCTGTAAATAAACATAACAGTGAAGATGAAATCAAATCTTCCATTTGTGGCTTTCTTTTTTGTAGCAAGTTTATCAATATAAAG from Bacillota bacterium includes:
- a CDS encoding flavodoxin domain-containing protein codes for the protein MKTIVIYKSKRGHTKRYAEMIAKQLGCECKDLNEMKKKDLLTYDKVVFGAGVYINKLNKIQKVLTLFKNKPITIFSCGGSINNLAYENEVMHKNLTEEQLKFHKYFYLPGGLDMNQITGIMKFFMNILKKMLEKKENKTEEDLGFLSAFTNPSDYVDEVHILPLIDFIKGI
- a CDS encoding aminoglycoside phosphotransferase family protein; translation: MKQPDKWRETIDPFSLPYKNFILLEVLGYPHAGNDVFYAKGIYEKKEVFVFIKVERQDNANIRNEIETLHQLNLLNTPKVIDYDEHKTFMVSIAIDGERLSTIVGENVKNESLEYMEEYGELLATFHFLKGDFKPVVDRRFFHIQPKEYFEKMNISFLYNYLANNLPEKVNTCFCHGDFHYANILWKNHHISGILDFELSGIGNKEFDIAWAIIRRPGQKFLNIKEEVRLFLKGYSKMETYVSHNVIYYMALIYQYFYQLGSDDQEYQTYVFSWLEENCQ
- a CDS encoding Fic family protein is translated as MKDPYLYEDSDVLINKASIKDRILLDEFENRMTTLGLITILKTDIKIIDVKDIFQIHKTLFLNVYEWAGQNRTINIFKNEPILNNLSVEYTSYNQINKELEIVTTTYFKQNWKNLSKEELMHLFTRMIAKIWQIHPFREGNTRVISAFGLLFLKQNGYKFDVDIIAKNAKYFRNALVMASLNEYAEYHYLQNILLDAVEGKFLEPSSSKYIKIKNYDVNQYEYNYHKAKR
- a CDS encoding type II toxin-antitoxin system RelB/DinJ family antitoxin, with protein sequence MRNEVIHVRVSDDLKESVEIILNGLGVTLSYAINMYLKQIELNRGIPFQIVLPNQEKQKEIEILAHAINLTGGKEVNPYATKVLGLYAQDLIDYETTVFALGRNLS